The genomic interval ATTTTTTTGTTATTATAGTGGAGTTATACCCTCATTGGTGATTGCAACATCTCTACTGTTTGAATTCACCCTGTCATGCATTATCCATTTTTCGGATGGTAGAATTATATAATTTTGAGTGATCGTCAGCTTCGCGTCATTTATGTAAAAAATTCCACTCACTAAAATAGTCTTGGTATCAAGAATTCTTGATTCAAAGATTATTTCTCCCGCTTTATCGACAATCAGTATGTGTTGTGCTTCCGATTTTTTAACTATTAATTCTTGGCCGCACTCTTTAAGCACATTTTTCTCAACTTTTACTGATTGATTGTTACTTTGATTATATACATTTGTCGAGATATTTGGAATATTTGTATCCTGGTCCTGCTCTAAACTAAATAAAATCTTGTCATTATATCTAATACTTTTTGGACTATTAGAGATAAAGTTATTTCCAATCAATAAGGTAAAAGCCATTTCTGATTAGTTATCTAATTACGTACTTTCTATTTATTCTTCATGGTTGAAAACAGTATCATAAACATACATTTAAAACTGCTTGGCTGAGTTGAAAAACAATGTCACCGCATAGCGATAATTCTATTGGTGTGATAGGAGTAGGAATGTTAGGTAGCGGTATTATAGAACGATTACTTTCTAACAATGTCAGAGTGAATGTTTATGGTAGAAATAAAACAAAGCTTGAAAGTTTAGAGAAAAAAGGGGCAAAGATATTCCATAATCCTAGTTCTTTAGCGGATAATTCTGAATTTATCATAACATGCGTTACCAATTATGAAGCTTTGAAGGATGTATTGTTTGGCAAAAACGGAATCATAAGTAGCAGTAACAAACAAACAATTATTCTGGATTGTACTACTGTAACTCCTAAACAATCTGCTAATTGTTCCGATTTAATTAATAAGCAAAATGGAATTACCTTACTGAGTGTCCCAGTAATGGGGGGACCAAGTGATGCAAGAAAAGGAGAGCTAATATCTTTAGTATCTGGAGATAAAGACTCGTATGAGAAAGCTTATCCTATATTAGAATACTTTTCTAAACATATATTTTATTTGGGAAAAATTAATGGATTGTCAAATAGCATAAAATTGGCACTCAATCTAAATATAGCTATAATTACTTTAGCATTGTCTGAAGGTTTAGTTTTGGCTAATCACAGTGGCATCGACCCTAACTTATATTTGAAGATACTCAATCTTACCAAGCTTAAAACAGGAATTAGCGAACGCAAGGGCCAAATGATGATAAGTAATGACTATCCCCCGTCATTTTTTCTAAAGAACATGCTAAAAGATATTGATTTAGTAATGGAAATGTCTCATAGCCTTGGTTTGGTTTTGCCAATGACTAGTATGTCACAACAACTATTTAGAGCAGCAAATAAGCAAGATGATAGAAAAGAAATGGATTACTCTGTGATTTATGCATTTTTAGAAGAGTTAAATTCTGAATTTAAGCGAGGGTCAACTTAGTTTTTATACTTTCAGTATACTAATAAACATGTATGGTTTAAGCCGTAATTCCTTCTAAAAATGGGAGATCAGCTTTTATTCTTGCCTTCTTTTTTGGAATGTTCCTTTTCAATGGTGTAGTTCATATGTGTGTAGGGAAAGTAAGAAGGGGTGTAGGATTTATGTTATTAGGGTGGTTCATCTACTCTGTGATGCTTCTCTTTATGATATTTGCAGTAGGATTGAATATCACACAATTTTCTTTATCAAATGACAGGAAGATTGGATTAGATGATGAAATGGTAACATCAAATAACATTAATTTCGAATCCCTATTTCCAGTTTTGCCATATCTCTTTATCTTTGCATCAGCGTATGTAGCTTTATGGATTGTGCAAGCTGCAGATGCTAGTAGGCTTCCTAAAAGTTTCAATAGACAATTAGATAAAGAAGAAACTTTATTGTGGTACTGAAATTTAAGTAACAATCAATTAGGCCCAACTTTTATTAATGATCTTCTGTTACTAGGGATTAATTACCAAAGGGGATTCAGCATAGATGTATCGTAATCTAGGATTCGAGATATATTCTATTTGTGATGAGTATGAAATTCTTTTTTTATTATTTTCATAGTGATGCACAAATTGACTTTAGATATTAGGCTGAAATAAATTGTTCATAAATACTGACATACCATTTAGCATTCGATCGGGTCCATTTTAACATAACATTGTTGCTAATCGAGCCCTTTTGATTGCCAAAAATAGACAAGTTGAGTCTGACCTGGAGTAAAGTTGTATATTTAAATTCTGTATGTATGGACTTGAACAAAGAAATGACTCTAGATTTCTAATATTATCTATTGTTTTTAAACAAGAACTAAAGTGAGAATAGATCATTTTGTATCCTTGGCATTGATAGTACTTGGTCATCAACTATTGCTCCAACAACTCTTCTCTGACAGCTAAATGGCTCACACAGATTTGATTTTCCAAAATCATACATCTTTAGATTAATTTGAATGGATTAGAAGATTGGAAAACTATATATCTTTTGATTACGATATTATAGTACTTTTATGCAAAGTGTTGACAGCAATGAGGATCCTTTTATAAAAATTGCATCACTGATAGGTGGAGACGAATATCACCAAGTTGCTAAGGCATTACTAAAGACTGAAGATTCAACTGACGAGGAGATTGCTCTGGCGACGGGTCTTCGAATCAATATAATACGCAAGGTTCTATATGACCTCTTTGGAAAAGCTTTGATAACAGGCATTAGAGTCAAAGATGAAAAGAAGGGCTGGTTTGTATATAGATGGAGA from Candidatus Nitrosocosmicus hydrocola carries:
- a CDS encoding NAD(P)-dependent oxidoreductase, whose translation is MSPHSDNSIGVIGVGMLGSGIIERLLSNNVRVNVYGRNKTKLESLEKKGAKIFHNPSSLADNSEFIITCVTNYEALKDVLFGKNGIISSSNKQTIILDCTTVTPKQSANCSDLINKQNGITLLSVPVMGGPSDARKGELISLVSGDKDSYEKAYPILEYFSKHIFYLGKINGLSNSIKLALNLNIAIITLALSEGLVLANHSGIDPNLYLKILNLTKLKTGISERKGQMMISNDYPPSFFLKNMLKDIDLVMEMSHSLGLVLPMTSMSQQLFRAANKQDDRKEMDYSVIYAFLEELNSEFKRGST